From a region of the Cucumis sativus cultivar 9930 chromosome 6, Cucumber_9930_V3, whole genome shotgun sequence genome:
- the LOC105435968 gene encoding transcription repressor OFP5, whose protein sequence is MKWGRRKPHNPSSSSSTSSSSSSRPSFMSNILPASWLSKLKQKKSNQEARPRKVKGTEKRSSPCIQSPDFANVTPSPGQVNGNRNRLCTGDNGEFWKLPFGGEDIDVKKSSEILRSVWYNSENEHDLPRTSCRSCRTKYTEFEGNEEIQNLDDMVSRMTRRRRRRREAPIQVKLLRRESETESTTPRSKYRENGNFGNFGKKGVEKKGFKPERETDKGKEIRARRLVGKKMLGVEEESGVRKNERDKTKLTNSRKHRYVPSTMSKSSNLGTIEENCVFSSMKAEESDGHDTLGIEIDSDWERMKELKIEELKLRYEKQRQPLYIRKDSNEKNPKGRRKIRVYSPRTANKIEICKIKALEDMKKAKLKMKKKVKESTVEDDTDLESFAVVKSSFDPQQDFRDSMVEMIMERRISKAEELEELLACYLTLNSDQYHDLIIKVFRQVWFDLNQAALESELHKQFPCNEQLV, encoded by the coding sequence ATGAAATGGGGTAGGAGGAAACCGCAtaatccttcttcttcttcttccacttcttcttcttcctcctctagGCCATCTTTCATGTCTAATATCTTGCCTGCTTCTTGGCTTTCAAAGCtcaagcaaaagaaaagtaacCAAGAAGCTAGACCCAGAAAAGTTAAGGGAACAGAGAAACGGAGTTCTCCTTGCATTCAATCGCCTGATTTTGCTAATGTGACTCCCTCCCCTGGTCAAGTGAATGGTAATCGTAATCGTCTATGTACCGGTGATAATGGTGAATTTTGGAAGCTGCCCTTTGGAGGAGAAGATATTGATGTGAAGAAGAGTAGTGAGATTTTGAGGTCAGTGTGGTACAACTCAGAGAATGAGCATGATCTTCCACGTACAAGTTGTAGAAGTTGCAGAACTAAATATACAGAATTTGAGGGAAATGAAGAGATTCAGAATTTGGACGACATGGTTTCGAGGATGacaaggagaagaagaaggaggagaGAAGCTCCAATCCAAGTGAAGCTTTTGAGAAGAGAGAGTGAAACTGAATCAACAACTCCAAGGAGCAAATATAGAGAAAATGGGAACTTCGGGAATTTCGGTAAAAAAGGGGTGGAGAAGAAGGGATTTAAACCAGAGAGGGAAACAGATAAAGGGAAGGAGATCAGAGCAAGAAGATTAGTGGGGAAGAAAATGCTGGGGGTTGAAGAAGAGTCTGGAGTTAGGAAGAATGAGAGAGATAAAACCAAATTGACAAATTCAAGGAAGCATAGGTATGTCCCTTCCACCATGTCCAAAAGTTCCAATTTAGGAACTATAGAAGAAAACTGTGTATTTTCTTCTATGAAGGCAGAGGAAAGCGATGGACATGATACTTTGGGCATTGAAATTGATTCAGACTGGGAACGAATGAAGGAATTGAAGATCGAAGAATTGAAGTTAAGATATGAAAAGCAAAGACAACCACTCTACATAAGGAAGGACTCAAATGAGAAGAATccaaaaggaagaagaaaaatcagaGTTTATTCTCCTAGAACAGCCAATAAAATCGAGATCTGCAAGATTAAAGCATTGGAGGATATGAAGAAAGCTAAgttaaagatgaagaagaaggtaaAAGAAAGCACGGTGGAGGACGATACAGACTTGGAGAGCTTTGCGGTTGTGAAATCTTCCTTCGACCCACAACAGGACTTCAGAGACTCAATGGTTGAGATGATCATGGAGAGAAGAATCAGTAAAGCAGAAGAGCTTGAAGAACTGTTGGCTTGTTATCTCACATTGAATTCCGATCAATACCATGATCTCATCATCAAAGTATTTAGGCAAGTGTGGTTTGATCTGAATCAGGCTGCTTTAGAATCAGAATTACACAAGCAATTCCCTtgtaatgaacaacttgtttag
- the LOC101219535 gene encoding heat stress transcription factor A-4c — MDESQGSSNTLPPFLTKTYEMVNDPSTDPIVSWTSGNRSFIVWNPLEFSCELLPRFFKHNNFSSFIRQLNTYGFRKVDPEKWEFANEDFEKGRPDLLRNIHRRKPVHSHSLQNVQGQGFPSPLLDLERKRFKEEIERRKQTNEKLLLESQRHEQEHRDFQLQMRLMKERFENMQQQQQILLSHVARVLQKPELTIYFVPEPNSHDRKRRLTTVTYYYNESSAEDDLEEHSHSMSKQQIDYSSTSDLNMEHLDQLDSSLTFWERTIHDVDHTIFLPNMKFNQTKRDIQSPSTPFVQLDRSHQSKSHVIDMNSEPVGSIASDSIASRKEADETTASARNGANDVFWEQFLTENPGSSDLPKVASEGKDSDNGRKNETKSRGFGKLWWTGNKINNLAEQMEHLTPTEKT; from the exons ATGGACGAATCGCAGGGCAGTTCGAATACGTTGCCTCCTTTCCTGACAAAGACTTACGAGATGGTCAATGATCCTTCCACGGACCCAATTGTATCCTGGACTTCAGGTAATAGGAGTTTTATTGTGTGGAACCCATTGGAGTTTTCGTGCGAACTGCTGCCCAGATTCTTCAAGCATAATAATTTCTCAAGCTTCATCAGACAGCTTAATACATAT GGTTTCAGGAAAGTGGATCCAGAGAAATGGGAATTTGCCAATGAGGATTTTGAAAAGGGTCGGCCAGATCTTTTGCGGAACATCCACAGAAGGAAACCGGTTCATAGTCATTCGTTGCAGAATGTTCAAGGACAAGGATTTCCATCTCCATTGTTGGATCTTGAGAGGAAGAGATTCAAGGAAGAGATTGAGAGGCGTAAGCAAACTAATGAAAAGCTTCTTCTTGAGTCGCAGAGACATGAACAAGAGCATCGTGATTTTCAGTTGCAAATGCGGTTAATGAAGGAGCGGTTTGAAAATATGCAGCAACAGCAGCAAATATTGCTTTCTCATGTTGCTCGTGTTTTGCAGAAACCAGAATTGACGATTTATTTTGTGCCAGAACCAAATTCTCATGATAGAAAGAGGAGGTTGACAACAGTCACCTACTATTACAATGAATCCAGTGCTGAGGATGATCTAGAAGAGCACTCCCATTCAATGTCAAAACAGCAAATAGATTATTCTTCAACCTCAGACTTAAACATGGAGCACCTTGACCAGTTAGATTCATCCCTAACATTTTGGGAGAGAACCATTCACGATGTTGATCATACTATCTTTTTACCTAACATGAAGTTCAATCAAACCAAAAGAGACATTCAAAGCCCATCAACTCCTTTTGTACAACTCGATAGGAGTCATCAGTCCAAGTCCCATGTTATTGACATGAATTCAGAACCTGTTGGAAGTATTGCTTCTGATTCCATTGCATCAAGAAAAGAAGCTGATGAAACTACTGCAAGTGCACGTAATGGGGCAAATGATGTGTTTTGGGAACAGTTCTTGACTGAGAATCCTGGTTCATCCGATCTTCCAAAAGTTGCATCAGAAGGAAAGGATTCTGATAATGGCAGAAAGAATGAGACTAAGTCCAGAGGCTTTGGAAAACTTTGGTGGACAGGGAACAAGATAAATAACCTTGCAGAACAGATGGAACACCTTACTCCAACTGAGAAAACATga